The following proteins are encoded in a genomic region of Drosophila willistoni isolate 14030-0811.24 chromosome 3R, UCI_dwil_1.1, whole genome shotgun sequence:
- the LOC6647859 gene encoding coiled-coil domain-containing protein 174: MNDPNKAINVNLSSLLSLKAELLRKQHEVKLAKATKGASSEFKPKEASKPKSKKHDREYKKVSSSEEATVYESEDYAQLAKSRRVLEAKSKFYDKMSRSGGNLNSDDNCLVMFNRKKQEEEVIQPSMPPPRERLSSSSSSDSSNDDVDDEEEVEYVDCLGRTRKCLRKELKEAKSRDKQLAASMPERLDQTKANWLINVPTEPSQGNSDTDDNETSFKPPAPPQSVFSEALSTMTKHDEQRMNWERKEQENFDKPDVHYQDVFFDEARTHGVGYYAFSTDEKERKEQQRELEKARQTTSEEQKRREEMRAKRDSMVADRVLAAKNRIRARNGLPPISKDEVAKETEMSNKKEERKKEKHAKQQKAEDQRREEEEAEREKIRKDYVRDWDKDKKELKEHSKSKNFDEDEEVPWEYKAERLPMSQEQWNEKQRALRPQEFAPPTDMDSSAPPKRTNFTSVPPPLRTLYEQSEPEFSNFHSTKQEKHMQRRNYLAATAEEEKYNEPSTSAQWGAAVPPPADLDLQPSSSKRHKTQDDLESSIEAGLRFLRNNCDKNALSNKATWTAKADY; the protein is encoded by the coding sequence ATGAACGACCCAAACAAAGCAATAAACGTAAACTTATCCTCGCTGCTTAGTTTAAAAGCCGAATTATTACGAAAGCAGCATGAGGTTAAGCTGGCCAAGGCCACAAAGGGGGCATCCAGCGAATTTAAGCCCAAGGAAGCCTCTaagccaaaatcaaaaaaacacgaccgtgAATACAAAAAGGTTAGCAGCTCCGAAGAAGCTACTGTCTATGAAAGTGAGGATTATGCCCAATTGGCCAAGTCCCGGCGGGTGCTGGAGGCTAAGAGCAAATTCTATGACAAAATGAGTCGCAGTGGCGGCAATCTCAACTCTGATGATAATTGCCTTGTGATGTTCAACCGGAAAAAACAGGAAGAGGAAGTAATACAACCTTCCATGCCACCGCCTAGAGAGAGGCtgagtagcagcagcagcagtgacAGCAGTAATGACGATGTAGATGACGAGGAGGAGGTGGAATATGTGGACTGCTTGGGTAGGACTAGAAAATGTCTGCGAAAAGAACTAAAGGAAGCCAAGAGTCGAGATAAGCAATTGGCCGCCAGCATGCCCGAACGTCTGGaccaaacaaaagcaaattggCTGATAAACGTTCCCACGGAGCCATCCCAAGGCAATAGTGATACTGACGATAATGAAACCAGCTTTAAGCCTCCAGCGCCACCCCAGAGTGTCTTTAGTGAGGCCTTGTCGACAATGACAAAGCATGATGAGCAGCGTATGAATTGGGAGCGCAAGGAGCAAGAAAATTTTGACAAGCCTGACGTTCATTATCAGGACGTATTCTTCGATGAGGCTCGAACTCACGGCGTGGGCTACTATGCCTTTTCCACCGATGAAAAGGAGCGCAAGGAGCAACAGCGCGAATTGGAAAAAGCTCGTCAAACCACATCCGAGGAGCAAAAACGACGCGAAGAGATGCGGGCCAAAAGAGACAGTATGGTGGCAGATCGTGTATTGGCAGCCAAGAACCGTATACGAGCTAGAAATGGCTTGCCTCCTATTTCCAAAGACGAAGTCGCCAAGGAAACAGAGATGTCAAACAAAAAGGAGGAACGGAAAAAAGAGAAGCACGCGAAGCAACAGAAAGCAGAAGATCAAAGgcgagaagaagaagaggccGAACGTGAAAAGATACGTAAAGATTATGTACGAGATTGGGATAAGGATAAGAAAGAGTTAAAGGAGCACAGCAAATCTAAAAACTTTGATGAAGATGAAGAGGTTCCTTGGGAATACAAGGCTGAGCGTTTGCCAATGTCGCAAGAACAGTGGAATGAGAAACAGCGTGCGTTACGACCACAAGAGTTTGCCCCTCCAACAGATATGGATTCCTCAGCTCCTCCCAAGCGAACCAACTTCACCAGTGTACCTCCCCCATTGCGGACACTTTATGAACAGAGTGAACCCGAATTTTCAAATTTCCATTCCACCAAACAAGAGAAACACATGCAGCGACGAAATTATTTAGCTGCCACAGCAGAGGAGGAAAAATACAACGAACCATCGACATCCGCTCAATGGGGAGCTGCCGTACCGCCTCCAGCAGATCTGGATTTACAACCATCTTCATCAAAGCGTCACAAGACCCAAGACGACTTAGAGAGCTCCATTGAAGCTGGACTTCGATTTCTGCGAAACAATTGCGATAAAAATGCTTTAAGCAACAAGGCCACATGGACAGCTAAGGCGGActattaa
- the LOC6647858 gene encoding mitochondrial pyruvate carrier 2, whose translation MSTAVQPPPPPPPSAAAASAGKGLHSKLYNGMIGAADKFVPAKLRPLWMHPAGPKTIFFWAPVFKWGLVAAGLSDLARPADSISVSGCAALAATGIIWSRYSLVIIPKNYSLFAVNLFVGITQVVQLARAYNYQLEQDKLKKAQTQEEKPALKQ comes from the exons ATGTCGACAGCTGTTCAACCACCTCCACCTCCGCCACCATCTGCAGCAGCTGCTTCCGCAGGAAAGGGATTGCACTCCAAGCTTTACAATGGAATGATTGGAGCTGCTGATAAATTTGTGCCTGCCAAGCTGCGTCCTCTGTGGATGCATCCAGCTG gACCCAAAACGATTTTCTTCTGGGCTCCTGTATTCAAATGG GGTCTCGTTGCAGCTGGATTGAGTGATTTGGCAAGACCAGCCGATTCTATTTCCGTTTCAGGATGCGCTGCTCTAGCTGCCACGGGAATCATTTGGTCTCGTTATTCATTGGTGATCATACCAAAGAACTATAGCCTTTTTGCTGTGAATCTCTTCGTAGGCATAACGCAGGTGGTTCAACTGGCTCGAGCATACAACTACCAATTGGAACAGGATAAATTAAAAAAGGCACAGACTCAGGAGGAAAAGCCCGCCTTAAAGCAGTAG
- the LOC6647857 gene encoding mitochondrial pyruvate carrier 2 has product MSQNGATTTRMGFSSKVYNGIIGAADKHVPAKMRPLWMHPAGPKTIFFWAPLFKWGLVIAGLSDLTRPADTISANACAALGLTNLIWTRYSLVIIPKNYSLFAVNLFVSITQLVQLGRAYNYQWEQSKLQASKQEQLKAEL; this is encoded by the exons ATGTCACAAAACGGAGCGACGACAACCCGGATGGGCTTCTCGTCCAAGGTATACAATGGCATAATTGGGGCCGCCGATAAGCATGTTCCAGCCAAAATGCGTCCTTTATGGATGCATCCAGCAG GTCCCAAGACTATATTCTTCTGGGCACCTTTGTTTAAATGG GGACTTGTAATAGCTGGTCTAAGTGATTTAACCCGTCCTGCGGATACAATATCTGCCAATGCTTGTGCTGCATTGGGCCTAACCAATCTTATTTGGACCCGGTATTCGCTTGTGATTATACCTAAGAACTATAGTTTATTTGCAGTGAACCTTTTTGTAAGCATAACGCAATTAGTTCAGCTGGGACGAGCCTACAACTATCAGTGGGAACAAAGTAAACTGCAAGCCTCCAAGCAGGAGCAGTTAAAGGCGGAGCTGTAG
- the LOC6647856 gene encoding vacuolar protein sorting-associated protein 45 — MNLISGIKLYIEKMCSESGPGMKIILLDKDTTSIISMAFSQSDMLQREVYLFELLDSVRSNERLKYLKCIVFVRPTKQNIQFLANELRNPRYSAYYIYFSNIIPRTDIKYLAECDESESVREVKELYADYLCVNPNLFSLNIPHCMANLNWLPDALTRSMQGTTAVLLSLKLNPVIRYRAGSQAAQLLAKMIYDQITKESTLFDFRSNVDGAAPPLLLVLDRRDDPVTPLLHQWTYQAMVHELLQIRNNRVDLSGRPNVPKDFKELVLSGDQEDFYGNNMYANYGEIGSTIKQLMEEFQRKANDHKKVESIADMKNFIESYPQFKKMSGTVQKHLCVIGELSTISNKRNLFEISELEQEMACKAEHSAQLQRIKKLIADDRVTIEDALKLVCLYALRYERHANCDTSSLLQIIKTRGGCPQIVPALIEYAGTHVRQGDLFNMVRITDAVKLTRNLIKGLKGVENVFTQHTPLLKETLEDVFKGRELDPVYPAINSELVPFRRPPQEVIVFIIGGATYEEALAVHQLNNAGYKIILGGTTIHNSQSFINEVLTATNGIQFKHTKSMIKYCSTDNL; from the exons atgaatCTAATCAGCGGCATTAAATTGTACATTGAAAAAATGTGCAGTGAGTCTGGTCCCGgcatgaaaattattttactTGACAAGGATACG ACTAGTATTATTTCAATGGCATTTAGTCAATCGGACATGCTGCAGCGCGAAGTATACCTGTTCGAGCTTCTTGACTCTGTGCGTTCGAATGAACGACTGAAGTATTTGAAATGTATTGTCTTCGTCCGCCCCACAAAACAGAATATCCAGTTTCTGGCTAATGAACTACGTAATCCCAGATATAGCGCTTATTACATAT ATTTCAGCAATATCATACCAAGAACAGACATCAAGTATTTGGCAGAATGCGATGAATCAGAGTCAGTAAGAGAGGTTAAAGAGCTCTATGCGGATTATTTGTGCGTCAATCCTAATCTATTCTCACTCAACATTCCCCATTGCATGGCTAATTTGAATTGGCTGCCGGATGCATTAACCCGTAGCATGCAGGGCACAACAGCTGTTTTGCTCTCCCTGAAATTGAATCCCGTAATACGATATCGGGCTGGCTCACAAGCTGCCCAATTACTGGCTAAGATGATCTATGACCAAATTACCAAAGAGTCCACTCTCTTCGACTTTAGGTCGAATGTTGATGGTGCTGCTCCTCCATTACTGTTGGTATTGGATCGACGGGACGATCCAGTGACACCATTGCTGCATCAGTGGACTTATCAGGCCATGGTACACGAGCTTTTGCAGATAAGAAATAACCGAGTAGACCTTTCCGGTCGTCCCAATGTGCCCAAGGACTTTAAGGAATTAGTCCTTTCTGGCGATCAGGAAGATTTCTATGGAAATAATATGTATGCAAACTATGGCGAGATTGGCTCTACCATTAAACAGTTAATGGAGGAGTTCCAGCGCAAGGCTAATGATCATAAAAAAGTAGAAAGCATAGCTGATATGAAGAACTTTATTGAATCGTATCCCCAGTTCAAAAAAATGTCTGGCACGGTACAGAAGCATCTGTGTGTTATTGGAGAATTATCGACGATATCGAATAAGCGCAACCTCTTTGAGATATCTGAGCTGGAACAGGAAATGGCCTGCAAAGCTGAGCATTCAGCCCAATTGCAGCGTATTAAGAAGCTCATAGCCGACGACCGAGTAACCATTGAAGACGCCCTTAAGCTGGTATGTCTCTATGCGCTGCGCTACGAACGACATGCCAACTGTGACACCTCCAGCCTGTTACAAATTATTAAAACGCGCGGTGGATGTCCGCAAATTGTGCCCGCTCTGATAGAATATGCTGGTACACATGTACGTCAGGGAGATCTCTTCAATATGGTGCGCATTACGGATGCGGTCAAGTTGACGAGAAACCTGATTAAGGGCCTGAAAGGAGTAGAAAATGTCTTCACCCAGCACACTCCCCTACTTAAGGAGACTTTAGAGGATGTTTTTAAAGGCCGTGAACTGGATCCTGTCTATCCGGCCATAAATTCAGAGCTTGTGCCATTCCGTAGACCTCCACAAGAGGTGATTGTCTTCATCATTGGCGGCGCCACCTACGAAGAAGCATTGGCTGTCCATCAGCTAAACAATGCTGGctacaaaataattttagGTGGCACCACCATACACAATTCCCAGTCATTCATCAACGAAGTCCTAACCGCTACCAATGGCATACAGTTTAAGCATACCAAATCAATGATTAAATACTGCT